Genomic DNA from Crateriforma spongiae:
GATATCGCCAGCCGGATCAGTTCGACACGCCGAATATCGATTTGCTTGCTCAACAGGGGATCGATTTACAACAAGTCTACGTCGCCAGTCCAACCTGCAGCCCCAGTCGCGCCACGTTGTTGACCGGACAACACCCGGCACGCTTGCAAATGGTTCGCCACATCCCTGGCGGTCCAAAGCATCCGGATTTTGATAAGTTCGGCCGCACCGATGTCGAATTCAACCTGTGGCCCGGCGACCCCGCACAATTCCCCTGCCGCAATTGGTTGCCGCTGGAACATGTCACGTATGCGGAAGCTTTGAGTGATCTGGGATATTACAACCTGTTTGTCGGAAAGTGGCATTTGGGCCACGAACCCTATCATCCCATCCACCAAGGTTTTGATCGTCAAATCGGTACCAGCAACTTTGGTCATCCCAAAGGATACTATCCGCCATATGCGCCCAACGGTGAAGTCTTTCCCGATGCCAAAACACAATACCTGACCGATCGTATCACCGACGAAACGGTTCAGTTCATCTCGGACTATTCGATCGATCAACCGCTGATGATCTCGTTGTGGTACTACAACGTGCATACACCCAGCCAAGGGCCGAGCGAACTGGTGCCCAAGTACCAGGGACGCGAAGGTTTGGACGGCAAACGCGCCGAATACGCCGCTCAAGTCGCCGCCGTTGATCGGTCGGTCGGACGCGTGCGAAAGGCGTTGGCCGACAAAGGAATCGACGACAATACCCTGATCATCTTCACGTCAGATCAAGGCAGTTTTTTCGAATGGGAACCGTATCGCGGTGGCAAGCGTGTTGACACCTTGTGCGAAGGCGGTGCTCGGGTTCCGATGATCTTCCACTGGCCCAGTGTTATCGCTGAAGGCGCGGTGAATGAAAGTATCGTTCAAACCACGGATTTGTTTCCGACGCTGGTTGAATTGGCCGGAGGTGATGCGTCGTCGTATGACAACTTGGATGGAATCTCGTTAATGCCGATTCTGCGAGACAATGTGACGATCCAGCGCAACGAACCGATTTTCGGCTATCGGGCTTACGAAGACCTGTATGCATCGGTCCGTGACGGTGATTGGAAACTGCTGGTCAACCGCAGCGGTCAGGTCGCTTTGTACAACGTCGTGAAAGATCGAAGCGAACAACATGACCTGTCCAAAAAGCGTCCTAAGATCACCGAAGAACTGAAACGCGAACTCTGGCGATGGGAAAACAGGGTGGGTGTGGCCCAGTTTTCCGGAATCAGTCCGTGATCGAAAACCAGACGAAAACCAACTGCATTCAAGGCTATCGCAGATAGCTAGTTACCGATCCGCTTGGCTTTCTGGGCCGCACCGTTTTGGTGGAGTGTCAAAGCATGCGCCGGACCTTTTCCGGGCCGCAGGTGGAACTCCAACGTCGCCTTGACTGAACGGTACGACCAACGCGTCGGTGAATCCGCAAAGACCTCTTGTGTTGGCTGGTTGGTGATCCCCACCATCATTCGCCCATTGCGATATCGAACGTCAAAAACAAAGTTCGGATTCAGTTGATAACGACCCACCAATCGTTCCGGTTTGACCTTCCCAAGATCCGGTGAATGAGATTCAAACAGATGACCGGTCATCGCATCGCAAGCGGTGAACGCTTGAGATTGTCCTGAATTGGTGCAGACGATTGTGGCAATGTCCGATTCAGGAACCACCCAGATCAACGCAAAGAAATTCGTATTGCTTCCGGCGTGATTCCAACCGGGACCCAGCGACGTCGGAGCACAGATCCAACCACACGCGTATTTTGTTCCCGGTCCTGATTCGACCAACGGTTCGTGCAGATGATCGAATGCTTCCTGCGTTTCTAATACGGGTTTGGGATCGCCCGCCAGATGCCACCGCGCGTACTTGGCATAATCATCAAGTGCGATGTGTATCGTCCCGCATGAAGCGTAGACGGTCGGATTCTCTGCACCCCGTATTCTCGGATCGATTGGCGAACCGTCGGCCTTGTGCCCCCAAAGCATCGGCGGTTTCATTTGTTTGGCTGTGGCAAGTGATCGAAACTCGGCCGATGTCATTTCTAGCGGGTCGAACACGTGCTTCTTCATCAGTGTTTCGAACGGTTCGCCCGCACGCGTTTCCAACATTGCGGCGACGACCGCATAGCCCAAATTTGAATACAGGTATTGTCCACGGTCGCCCGTCGGTGGCTTGGACAAGACGATTCCCAGCATTCGGCGGCGCTCCAGCGCGGGAGCGCGAGTTTCGGCAAAGAACCCGGCCCAGGCTTCCGGTGACAAATCGCTGATGTTGGCCGGCAGTCCGCTTTGGTGCGACAGCAGGTCGTCAATGGCGACGGCTTTCAACTTGGGATGAATATGCTGATCGGTCGCCTTAGGCCAAACCTGTCCGATGGTCGTGTTCCATTGAATCTTTCCAGCTTCCACCAAGACCGCAGCCAAGGTCGCCGTCATCGATTTGGTGTTCGAACCGATCGCGAATCGGTCCGTCGGCTGAACCTGGTCGCTTGTCCCTCGTTTGCGTACTCCCCAACGTGCGGTTTGCAGCGCCCCTTTTGAATTGACAACGGCTACCGTCATCGCAGGGAGATCGTGCTTTCGACAGATCTCGCCGATTTTCGCTTCCAATTTGGCCTGCGATGGTTGGGCATCGGCCGTCGGTATTGTCAGAAGCGACATCCCAAGCAGAAATGTTGCTGCCGATGTGAACCGACGGGGGACGACGACGCTGATTCCGATTCTTGGCATGGATGGGGTTTCCCCGGTTGAATAAATAGCTCGGAAAGCACTCAACACAGATGCTGGCGAATCGTCATCCGGCGATTGATCGACGATTGGTTTGCATATCGAAGTTCTTCAACGCCATCGAACCGCTGTCTGATCACCGAAGAACAGCGGATGTTGAATCACTCGTCTAGGATCTGTTGTCGCCGCAGTGCAACTTCCGCTTTCAGTCGATCTGCTTTTGTGGACAAGACGTCGGTCTGTTGGGTCGTACCGTTTGCAAACCGTGCTTCCAGCAGCTTTTCATAGGCCTGCAAGTTGTCGACCAACTGTTGGTAAAGTTTCAGTCGTTCGGACCGCGTTGTGGCCAAGTCTAACTCGGCTTGAAGCAAATCGTTTTGAACCTGGATCAACTGGCGATGCTCGGCGCGTCCCACCAGATAAGATTCGTTCACAATTTCGACCAGCGATTTGAATGTATCCCGTCGCTCGGTCAAGAGTTTACGAATGACGGGATCCATGTCATCCGTGCTATCGATTCTGGCCTCGCGGTCGCTTGATTGATTGTCGGCGTCTGAATGCTGTATCACAAACAGGCCGACGGTGGTGACAATCAAGATGGACATGATCATCCGCAAATGCATGACAATTTCCTCTAAAATGATTCGAGTCGGCCTCGTTGATATCGCCAATCTAACGTATCGTTCGACTCGTCAACGCTAGTCTTGGCTTTCGGATGTGGTGCATTCCGCCTGGTTGCCCTACCGCGACGGGGCGTCTGTACTAGCGTTCAGTTTGTCTGGAAGGGCGGTGATTCGAGTCCCCCGATTTATCGGAACACCTAACCTGTTGAAGCCATTGCAGTCGATTACGGCCGATCTTTCTTTTTGCAGTTCGTGAGTGCTCTTATGCCATCGCCCGACTGGAATGCTCGATTTTCGGAAAGCGAGTATGCGTACGGAACGGAACCGAATGAATTTCTGGTCCAACAGGCTTTCCGCGTGTCGGGCCCCGTTCTTTCAATCGCCGAAGGCGAGGGACGCAACGCCGCGTATCTGGCCAGCAACGGGCACCATGTTCATGCAGTTGATGGTTCCGCAGTCGGACTTGCAAAAGCCGTCAAACTGGCCGATCAATATGGCGTGCAAATTTCAACCGAAGTTTCTGATCTGAGCGACTACGAACCAGCCGAAAACGCTTTCAGATCCATCATTTCGATTTACGCGCACTTGGACGGGTCCATTCGTCGACGGCTGTATCCGCTGCTTGCCAAAGCCCTCAAGCCTGGAGCCATCTTGATCCTAGAGGCCTATTCGGAGAATCAGATTGGTCGTGGGACGGGAGGTCCGGGCGATGTCGACTTGCTGATGTCATGCAGCAAGATCGAGAATGAATTTGTGGGTCTCGAAACCGTTTGCTTGCACGAAATTGAACGCGAGGTTCACGAAGGGAAGTTCCACACCGGCATGGCATCCGTCATCCAGTACGTGGGGCGAAAAGCATAATGATACGGGATCAAACCCCAATGGCTGGTCTGCCATCGCGATGGTCGCAGACCATTTCCAGCGAATTTGCAGCGATATCATGCATGGCAATCGGCATGACGATCATCGGTTCCGTTGTCCTGTCGCCATGAAAATCCTGGCATCCGGAATGCGTTCAAACGGGGCAAAAATGGATCGCGATGGATCGGAACGCGTCGGCTTTCCCGGTGGCGGGTTCGCTATCATGCTAGGGGCGGAATTTGTATGGCAATGATCTTATCATGAGTGAAAGACAATGCGAGAAATACTCGCCCCTTGAAGCACATTCAATCGCATCCTGATGAATTTCAAAGAAGAAGTTCCCGAAATTGATCCCCCTTGGACTCAACGGGAAGAGCTGAATGCGGCGCTGTTGCGGCGTTGGCTGAAGGCGGGATGGGAAGCCAACGACAGCTCGTTGGTCGACGAACATTTTCATCCGGAATGTATCATCAGCGGTCTGGCGCCGGAGGTGATCGAAGGCCTGGACGAAATGCGGGTCACCCATCGTGCGATGTGCGCGCGATTGCAACACCGCACCGCCACGATTCAATTCCTGTTGATGCGGGGCGACCAATTTTCGGCTGCCATGGAGTTCGAAGGACGTCAGCGCGATGCGAACTTGGATGTCGCGATGGAAGTCTGCTGCTTCGGAACGATGCGGAACGGGCTGATTTACAGGGCACATAATATCATCGATTACACGGGGCTGTACGCGAAGCTGGGACTGTTGGATCTTGGCAAACTTGCCGAACACTTTGGCTGAATCACGCGTCGTCCGGCAGGTGATTCGCGCGGATGCAATCTCAAGCGAACGGAATCGTGTACCATGATCGTTACGGTTGCGGCAAACGCAGTTCGTCCCGGGAAACCAGGATGGGGTTCAATGCCGGATCTAATCGCCAGCGCCGACAATCACGCAATCACGAACGACCACGCCCAGGATCTGACCCGATGGAATTGACCGCAACGCCCGTGCCCGAGCGCCGCAGGGTCACCAGTACGGCGATTGAATCGCTGCTTGATATTGCCGCCATTGTCATCCTCTGTTTGGGCGTTGCGGCATCGATCACGGTGTTGGCATGGGTCGGGATCGTGGGTCTCGGCATGGCTTGCTGGTTGATCCTGGGATCATTTTTGAACTGGTTGGTGTTCCGGGCATTGGCCGAAGTCATCCGCCTGTTGAAGCGATCGGTGGATCTGGACTATGCCGGTCGTATTTCCGGGTCGTACGTCGACACAGTGATGACCTGCAGCAACTGCGGCGCGATTCTACGGTCTGATGTCTGTTGTGATTCCTGCGGCGCACGACTGACAAAGGTCGACCCCAAGGATTGATCCGTCATTGACCAAGGAGCAGTCGAAGTGAATATCTTCGTTTCACTATACAAGCTCTGTGGCTATCCCATGGAATGAGGGTTGCCGGCGATGGATTCGAACCCAACCAACTCGCGATTTCTGGGAATGGCGACCGTCGCCATGGTCGCCGCGTTTCCCTTCCTATGCCAGTTTTCAGAAGTGATGTTTGCAGTCGGTAACTCGATCGCCGTGCAAGTGATTCGAACCGGAATCTGCTGGCTTTGTGCATTGATGATTTGGCGTGGTTCGAAGGGGTTTCGGATCGGTACATCGGTGATTGCCCTCTTGCTCGCGCTCGTCATCGCGCTGACGCTTTTATTGACGTCTCTATTCAACACCGATCCTACGCCGCAACGAATCATCACGCTGGTATTCATGGTCTATCTCGCGATCTGCGGTGGCCTGCTTTTACACCCATCGACGGCAAAATTTCAAACCGCCCAGCGTACAAAACGAACGTGACGCAAAACAAAGAGGACGGGGGGAATTTTCACGGGGTGGCGGTGTTGAAAAGGCGATATTGCGGGGAGCCCCTTGGTATCGGACCACCTAATCGACGGTCATGGAGATCGAATGTGATTGCGAATCGGGATGGTCGGTAGACAGCGTCGTATACGAGACAGTTGTTCGATCTTTTGATCCAATTGTCGACGTTCTAATTCCGCCAATTGCTTGCGGCTCATCAACGTGAAAGCTTGCTGTGTTGCACCTTTGTTGATGTCGATGTTCGCTCCCTCGGCAATCATCGGTAGCGAACCGTTGACGCGAGCATCACTGAATGACGTGAACCGCTCCAGTGACTCGAGCCAATGATCCGCGTCGCGTACCCTGCGTGAAGCCGACCTCCGCAGTTGTTCCAGGCGTTCTATCCGATGATCAAGATTGATTGCTATGGTGTGTGATCCTGAGATGGTCACGGCGGCGACGAAGACTGCGATCAATAGCGAGCGGATTGAGAACTTCATTCGATGTGTTCGCCTTGGCTGCCTGTGATTTATCGAAGACGACCGGGGTGCTCGCCAAGTAAATGGTGGAATGGTTTCTCCCGCCCGACTAACGCTACTCATTTGCGTTGAGTGTAGCCTTGACCCAAATCCCTCGTTTGGATGCCGCCCATGTTATCCGACGGAATATGTCCACCATGCAGCCAAGCCCCGCCTTCCGCCGATGGATTTTGAGATGGGAAACCAGTCGGAAACCAACAGCTTTGTGGACACTTTGTTGTTCGGAATCAACTTCGCTGTCGCAACACTTTTCTTCATCGCGTGCGTCATTGCGATTGCAACCGCCGACAATCCGTTCGCATTCCTTGGCGGCGTTTTCATGCTTCTGCCCGTTTTGGGATACGCCATCGCCGAATGGCTTTGTTGGTATCGACGCGAGCATTGGCTTAGGCGTCCGATGGGAATCCTGAACCTGTTGCTTGCCGCATTCTTCGTCTTCGGTGGTGTGACGAATGTTGGTGAGGTTGTCTTGGCTGACGACCCAGTGGATCCGATGTTCCTCGTCATCTTCGGTCTTGGCTTCGTCGTTATCTCGGCTTATCTCGGTAGCTGCGGTTGGCGCCGCATCCATTTGCCTACTTCCGCCACCGATCGGACGTCGCCTCTGAACGATCGATGACCAAGCTGCAAACCGAAGTCGTGTTCGCGTGGCTTCTGATGATCGGCTAGTGAATCAACATGGGACCGATGTTTGTGCATTTCAACATGGTTGCACTGTTGGTCGCGTTTGTATCCATGGGGGCGTCAATGCTGTGTGTTGAACAGTGGTCTTTGAATTCCCACCGAAGACTTTTACCGCAGCGTTTTCGTAAGCCTGGTCTCGGGTGACCCTACTGCTTAGGCGGTTAGGAGCTTTGCGACAAATGGCAACCTGGCGTGTAAACGAGGGACCACATTCTCCGCCGGTTCGTTCCTCGGGTTCGCGTTTAGTTACTAAACTGAAGAAGTTCTGTTCGCCTGCTGCGCACCGGGCAATGGTGGTGGCAGCCGTGCGAGTGATTGTTGATACGCCGACCGCTGCCCGTAAATCGCTATCGTTTCCCCGTCACAAAACCCCAGACGAGACGACAACATGTTTTCGAAGATCCGGATGTGCCTTATGTGCTTATCGCTTTGCATGTTGGTCGGTTTGACGTGTGCACAGGAGTCGGGCGACACGAATCAATATTCTATGATCGCTATCAGGAATGCACGAATTTTCGATGGTGTATCTGAGCGACTCAGCGAGCCTTCGACGGTACTCATACGAGGCAACTTGATCGAGAAGATTGGGCGCGAAGTCAAACTGTCGGGCGATGAAACGATTGTTGATGCTGGTGGAAGGACGCTAATGCCAGGATTGATCGATATGCATTGGCACTCTGCGTATGCGAATATCCCAATGCAGAAGGGGCTGAATTCCGATCACGCTTACCATCTTCTTATCGCTGCGAAAGGAAACGAACGGGCATTGATGCGAGGATTCACCACGGTTCGAGACGTTGGTGGCAACGTGTTTTCCTTGGCGGAATTGACGGACGCCAGGTTGTATGATGGACCCCGAATTTTTCCGTCCGGTCCGGCAATCAGTCAAACATCCGGTCACACGGATTTTCGTCCTTCGACGGCCGTGCCAGCGGACCGGAACATGCCGTTGGTTTATATGGAACGGATTGGCCATGTCATGGTCGCAGACGGTGTTCCGGATGTTCTCAAGCGTACGCGTGAAGCGCTTCGCATGGGGGCAACACAGATCAAGATAAATTCAGGCGGTGGCGTATCATCGTCGTTCGATCCTCTGGACGTTTCCCAGTTTACGTTCGAAGAAACGAAGGCCGCTGTTGACGCCGCATCCGACTGGAATACCTATGTTTGCACGCACGTGTTTACCGATGAAGCCGCCCAGCGAGCACTCAGTGCAGGTGTGATGTGCCTCGAACACGGTCACCTGTTCACCGCTGAAACATTAAAAATGATGAAGGAGAAAGGGGCTTACCTGAGCATGCAGCCCATCCTCGATGACGAGGACGCGATTCAGTTTCCTGAGGGTTCTTTCAGTCGTCAGAAGTATGTCGAGGTGACGCGGGGAACGGATCGAGTTTATCGAATGGCGCGGGCGCTTGGGGTTAAGACAGTATTCGGAACCGACGCTCTTTTTGATCCCGAACTTGCCGACAAACAAGGCAAGTTGCTGGCAAAGCTCGGCCGTTGGTA
This window encodes:
- a CDS encoding sulfatase; this translates as MYRPWLLLGVLALVSTEALAADRPNIVLFFVDDLGWSNLGYRQPDQFDTPNIDLLAQQGIDLQQVYVASPTCSPSRATLLTGQHPARLQMVRHIPGGPKHPDFDKFGRTDVEFNLWPGDPAQFPCRNWLPLEHVTYAEALSDLGYYNLFVGKWHLGHEPYHPIHQGFDRQIGTSNFGHPKGYYPPYAPNGEVFPDAKTQYLTDRITDETVQFISDYSIDQPLMISLWYYNVHTPSQGPSELVPKYQGREGLDGKRAEYAAQVAAVDRSVGRVRKALADKGIDDNTLIIFTSDQGSFFEWEPYRGGKRVDTLCEGGARVPMIFHWPSVIAEGAVNESIVQTTDLFPTLVELAGGDASSYDNLDGISLMPILRDNVTIQRNEPIFGYRAYEDLYASVRDGDWKLLVNRSGQVALYNVVKDRSEQHDLSKKRPKITEELKRELWRWENRVGVAQFSGISP
- a CDS encoding serine hydrolase; amino-acid sequence: MPRIGISVVVPRRFTSAATFLLGMSLLTIPTADAQPSQAKLEAKIGEICRKHDLPAMTVAVVNSKGALQTARWGVRKRGTSDQVQPTDRFAIGSNTKSMTATLAAVLVEAGKIQWNTTIGQVWPKATDQHIHPKLKAVAIDDLLSHQSGLPANISDLSPEAWAGFFAETRAPALERRRMLGIVLSKPPTGDRGQYLYSNLGYAVVAAMLETRAGEPFETLMKKHVFDPLEMTSAEFRSLATAKQMKPPMLWGHKADGSPIDPRIRGAENPTVYASCGTIHIALDDYAKYARWHLAGDPKPVLETQEAFDHLHEPLVESGPGTKYACGWICAPTSLGPGWNHAGSNTNFFALIWVVPESDIATIVCTNSGQSQAFTACDAMTGHLFESHSPDLGKVKPERLVGRYQLNPNFVFDVRYRNGRMMVGITNQPTQEVFADSPTRWSYRSVKATLEFHLRPGKGPAHALTLHQNGAAQKAKRIGN
- a CDS encoding TolC family protein, whose translation is MHLRMIMSILIVTTVGLFVIQHSDADNQSSDREARIDSTDDMDPVIRKLLTERRDTFKSLVEIVNESYLVGRAEHRQLIQVQNDLLQAELDLATTRSERLKLYQQLVDNLQAYEKLLEARFANGTTQQTDVLSTKADRLKAEVALRRQQILDE
- a CDS encoding class I SAM-dependent methyltransferase, with translation MPSPDWNARFSESEYAYGTEPNEFLVQQAFRVSGPVLSIAEGEGRNAAYLASNGHHVHAVDGSAVGLAKAVKLADQYGVQISTEVSDLSDYEPAENAFRSIISIYAHLDGSIRRRLYPLLAKALKPGAILILEAYSENQIGRGTGGPGDVDLLMSCSKIENEFVGLETVCLHEIEREVHEGKFHTGMASVIQYVGRKA
- a CDS encoding nuclear transport factor 2 family protein, encoding MNFKEEVPEIDPPWTQREELNAALLRRWLKAGWEANDSSLVDEHFHPECIISGLAPEVIEGLDEMRVTHRAMCARLQHRTATIQFLLMRGDQFSAAMEFEGRQRDANLDVAMEVCCFGTMRNGLIYRAHNIIDYTGLYAKLGLLDLGKLAEHFG
- a CDS encoding zinc ribbon domain-containing protein; the protein is MELTATPVPERRRVTSTAIESLLDIAAIVILCLGVAASITVLAWVGIVGLGMACWLILGSFLNWLVFRALAEVIRLLKRSVDLDYAGRISGSYVDTVMTCSNCGAILRSDVCCDSCGARLTKVDPKD
- a CDS encoding metal-dependent hydrolase family protein, coding for MIEKIGREVKLSGDETIVDAGGRTLMPGLIDMHWHSAYANIPMQKGLNSDHAYHLLIAAKGNERALMRGFTTVRDVGGNVFSLAELTDARLYDGPRIFPSGPAISQTSGHTDFRPSTAVPADRNMPLVYMERIGHVMVADGVPDVLKRTREALRMGATQIKINSGGGVSSSFDPLDVSQFTFEETKAAVDAASDWNTYVCTHVFTDEAAQRALSAGVMCLEHGHLFTAETLKMMKEKGAYLSMQPILDDEDAIQFPEGSFSRQKYVEVTRGTDRVYRMARALGVKTVFGTDALFDPELADKQGKLLAKLGRWYTPVEALRQATSTAGELLSLSGPRNPYPDGPLGVIRVGAYADLIIVDGNPLEDLGLVVDADKNFMLIMKDGVIYKDRLGE